The Triticum aestivum cultivar Chinese Spring chromosome 7B, IWGSC CS RefSeq v2.1, whole genome shotgun sequence genome window below encodes:
- the LOC123158378 gene encoding tyrosine--tRNA ligase 2, cytoplasmic-like, with product MAINVNKLLEAGCKVKIFMANWFALTSYSVSLRKVIDVCSYNTEMWRTAGMRLDEVELVRSSDEISRDLHRYWPLALKVARSTNLSEVTECILSSKDTRPYYDEPKSLFSHEVFGTCMHSAAILSRDEADVWLLDVGQRASNKVAERYREREAAMREDPHRPVVALFHGVLPSLLEYPEIEMFGDPRWAIYMEDTEWEVGRAMRKAFCPPGTVEGNPCLEYIRQIIFPLFGKFEVVCEDGGDRTFLSMEELAADYESGALQAADVKRALEKAINAALQPVRDHFSFASNRPMKRR from the coding sequence ATGGCGATCAACGTAAACAAGCTGCTCGAAGCCGGCTGCAAGGTCAAGAtattcatggcgaactggttcgcTCTCACAAGCTACAGCGTCAGTCTGAGAAAAGTCATCGACGTCTGCTCGTAcaacaccgagatgtggaggacAGCCGGCATGCGCCTCGACGAGGTGGAGCTCGTTCGCTCGTCGGACGAGATCAGCCGCGACCTGCACCGATACTGGCCGCTCGCCTTGAAAGTCGCGAGGAGCACCAATCTGAGCGAGGTGACGGAGTGCATCCTTTCGTCCAAGGACACGAGGCCGTACTACGACGAGCCGAAGTCGCTCTTCTCCCACGAGGTCTTCGGCACGTGCATGCACTCCGCCGCCATACTGTCCCGCGACGAGGCGGACGTGTGGCTGCTGGACGTCGGCCAGCGCGCGAGCAACAAGGTGGCCGAGCGGTACCGCGAGCGGGAAGCGGCTATGCGCGAGGATCCGCATCGGCCGGTCGTCGCCCTGTTCCACGGCGTGCTGCCCAGCCTGCTCGAGTACCCGGAGATAGAGATGTTTGGGGACCCGAGGTGGGCGATCTACATGGAGGACACGGAGTGGGAAGTCGGCCGGGCGATGCGGAAGGCGTTCTGCCCGCCGGGGACCGTGGAAGGCAACCCGTGCTTGGAGTACATCAGGCAGATAATCTTTCCTCTGTTTGGGAAGTTTGAGGTGGTCTGTGAGGACGGTGGTGACAGGACGTTCTTGAGCATGGAAGAGCTTGCCGCTGACTATGAGAGCGGTGCTCTGCAGGCCGCCGACGTTAAGCGCGCGCTTGAGAAGGCCATTAACGCGGCGTTGCAGCCCGTCCGTGATCACTTCAGCTTCGCCAGCAACAGGCCTATGAAACGACGATAG